TGCTGCACGCCAGTTCCAGAAAAGTTTCGTTCTAGCGGATGGTGTTGAAGTCGGCGAAGCCAGCATGGAAAATGGCCTTCTACATATCGACCTGAGTCGCTCGGTGCCTGACGCCGTGGTCCAGACGATCAAGATCAATAAGAATTAAGGAGGCGCGACTTGGAAAACGAATTCGAGATCCCGTCCGGGGCCAAGGATCGTATCGTCTACATCCGCCCCATCGAGCTGAACGACCTGCCCGAAGAGGTGCAGGAACAGGCCATGGACGCCAAAGATCTGGTGGCCGTGCACAATTCCGACGGCGAGCAGCTTGCACTGGTCGATGGCCGCCGTCTTGCCTTCATTCTTGCCCGCGAGCATGATTTCGAGCCGGTGAGCATCCACTGATGGCCGCTTACGCCTTCGATTGGGTGGACGCTTTCACGGCGCAGCCCTTCGGAGGCAACGGTTGTGTCGTGGTGCACGGTGCGGCCGATATCTCCTATGAGGATCGCCTCGCGCTGGTGCGCGAAACATCGCTGGCGGAATGCGCATATATGGTCGGCTCCGATGTGGCCGACTTCGGCGTGCGCTATTACCTGGCCGACAAGGAAATCCTGATGGCGGGTCACCCGACGGTGGCCACCGTTGCTTCGCTGCTGGATCGCGGCATGGTGCGGCTGGAAGGCGGCTTGGCGGAGTTCACGCTGGAAGTGGGCGCGGGGGTTTTGCCGATCCGTGTCGAAGATACCACCAGCGGTCCGCTCATCACCATGACGCAAGCTGCGCCCAGTTTCGGCAAGCAGCACGAGCCCGCGCGCATTGCTGCGATCTACGGGCTGTCTGCCGATGACATCCTCGGCACGCCGCAGACCGTTTCCACCGGAACGCCTTTCTGCATCACGGTTCTCAAGAGCCGCGACGCCCTGCGCCGCGCTCAGATGGACGTGGGGGCGCTGGAGGCGTTCCGCGCCTATGACGGCTCCGATCGCGCCAGCCTGATGGAGCCCTTCCTCGTCACGCTCGGCGGCGAAACCGAGGCGGGCGATACATTTTCGCGCCTGCTTTTGGCCCCGCCTTCGCTGCCCGAGGATCCCTTCACCGGCTCGGCGACGGGCTGCATGGCCGCCTACCTCTGGCACCACGGACTGATCGAGGCCCCACGCTTCACGGCGGAGCAGGGCCATTGGATGGGCCGCCCCGGCCAGGCGCAGGTGGAGGTTCTGGGCCCGCGCGAGGCGATCACCGGTGTGAAGGTCGGCGGGCAGGCCCGCGTGCTGATGCGCGGCGAACTGGCGCTCTAAGCCTTACCGATCCAAGACTTCCACCGACAGAATCGTCGGCAGGTGGCGCACCACCTCCTGCCAGCTTTCGCCTTCATCCCGCGTTGCGAAGACAGAGCCGCTGTTTGTCCCGAAGTAGACGCCCGCGGGCTCCTGCCGGTCCCCCGCCATCGCCTGACGCAGCACGGTGAAGAAACAGGCTTCCTGCGGCAGCCCCTGCCGCTGCGCCTGCCAGCTGTCGCCGCCGTCGCGCGAGCACCAGACGGCGCAGGCGGCATCGGGCGGGAAGCGCCCGGCCATGTCGCCGTTGAGCGGCAGCGTCCAGATCACATCGGGATCGCGCGGGTGGGCGTGGATCGGGAAGCCGAAGGTCGAGGGCAGGCCTTCGGTGATGTCATCCCAGTTGCGCCCGCCGTCCTTGGAGCGCCAGACGCCGTGGTGGTTTTGCTGGTAGAGCAGATCGCCGCCCCCTGCGGCGCGCTGCATGTTGTGCACGCAATGGCCGATTTCGCCACCCTTGGGCGCGGCGGGGTGATCATGGCCCTCGCAGGCCTGCGCATTGCTCACCCGGTTGCGCCGCTCCCAGCTTGCGCCGCCATCCTCGCTGGCGAAAACCCCGGCCGCCGAGATCCCGACCCAGAGCTTTTCGGGTGCGGCAGGGTCATGCAGGATCGTGTGCAGCGTCAATCCGGCCGCGCCGCCTTGCCAATCTTTGGCGGACGGGTGATCTGTGAGGCCTGAAAGTTTCTCCCACGTCTGCCCGCCATCGGTGCTTTTCAGAAGCGTGGCTGGTTTCGTGCCCGCATAGAGCGCGCCGTCCGCCTGATGCAGGGACCAGACCTGCGCGAAGTCATCGCCGAAGGGCAGCGGGGCATCGGTCCAGCCGATCATCGCGGCAAAATCGGCGTCGTTCTTCGCCCATTCGTCCTGCTGCCCGCTTGTCATGCGCGAAAGCGACCATGTCTCGCCATTGTCGGTACTGCGCCAGACGCCCGCGCCGAACCAATCGCCGCCGCCCCCGGCCCAGATCGTGCCGGTCTCGGGATCGCCCGCCATGTGGTTGATCGGCCAGCCGCCGCAGAAGGGGCCGCGTACGCGGAAGCTTTCGCGGGTTGCGTCACTTTCGGCGAGGAAGGCACCCTTGGTGGTGCCGATGAGCAGGGTGAGGGGCATGGGAAACCTCCGGTTGAACGCCCCATCCTACCACGGGTTTTCGCAAACTGAGCGCAAACAAAAAGCCCCGCACGCGGCGGGGCTTTCCAGAGCACTTAAAGGGTTGCCGATCAGGCCCCGATCAGGCCCATGCTTTCGAGCTTCAGCAGAACCTGCTGGGCGCAGTAAT
The sequence above is drawn from the Pseudoruegeria sp. SHC-113 genome and encodes:
- a CDS encoding WD40/YVTN/BNR-like repeat-containing protein, coding for MPLTLLIGTTKGAFLAESDATRESFRVRGPFCGGWPINHMAGDPETGTIWAGGGGDWFGAGVWRSTDNGETWSLSRMTSGQQDEWAKNDADFAAMIGWTDAPLPFGDDFAQVWSLHQADGALYAGTKPATLLKSTDGGQTWEKLSGLTDHPSAKDWQGGAAGLTLHTILHDPAAPEKLWVGISAAGVFASEDGGASWERRNRVSNAQACEGHDHPAAPKGGEIGHCVHNMQRAAGGGDLLYQQNHHGVWRSKDGGRNWDDITEGLPSTFGFPIHAHPRDPDVIWTLPLNGDMAGRFPPDAACAVWCSRDGGDSWQAQRQGLPQEACFFTVLRQAMAGDRQEPAGVYFGTNSGSVFATRDEGESWQEVVRHLPTILSVEVLDR
- a CDS encoding DUF1150 domain-containing protein; the encoded protein is MENEFEIPSGAKDRIVYIRPIELNDLPEEVQEQAMDAKDLVAVHNSDGEQLALVDGRRLAFILAREHDFEPVSIH
- a CDS encoding PhzF family phenazine biosynthesis protein; translation: MAAYAFDWVDAFTAQPFGGNGCVVVHGAADISYEDRLALVRETSLAECAYMVGSDVADFGVRYYLADKEILMAGHPTVATVASLLDRGMVRLEGGLAEFTLEVGAGVLPIRVEDTTSGPLITMTQAAPSFGKQHEPARIAAIYGLSADDILGTPQTVSTGTPFCITVLKSRDALRRAQMDVGALEAFRAYDGSDRASLMEPFLVTLGGETEAGDTFSRLLLAPPSLPEDPFTGSATGCMAAYLWHHGLIEAPRFTAEQGHWMGRPGQAQVEVLGPREAITGVKVGGQARVLMRGELAL